The Miscanthus floridulus cultivar M001 chromosome 7, ASM1932011v1, whole genome shotgun sequence genome includes a region encoding these proteins:
- the LOC136462367 gene encoding uncharacterized protein, with protein MASMMGGDFVEAYVLKNAYKEKLRRMEAAEEKKSKQGPAEKKASVGGGGRGGGGLFGLLKKKVHPKAAASPMETSSTEEASS; from the coding sequence ATGGCGTCCATGATGGGAGGAGACTTCGTGGAGGCGTACGTGCTCAAGAACGCGTACAAGGAGAAGCTCCGGCGCATGGAGGCGGCCGAGGAGAAGAAGAGCAAGCAGGGCCCCGCGGAGAAGAAGGCctcggtcggcggcggcggcaggggaggaggcggcctgTTTGGGCTCCTGAAGAAGAAGGTGCACCCGAAAGCAGCCGCGTCGCCCATGGAGACCAGCAGCACTGAAGAAGCCTCTTCTTGA